From the Nodularia sp. NIES-3585 genome, one window contains:
- a CDS encoding DUF2795 domain-containing protein, translating to MAVSAVDISRSLSGIDFPVNKEGLVSHAREKKANKEVINILQQMPEREYGNMADVEHAFGEVK from the coding sequence ATGGCTGTATCAGCAGTTGATATTTCTAGAAGTCTGAGTGGCATAGATTTTCCAGTAAACAAAGAAGGTCTAGTTAGCCATGCTAGAGAGAAAAAAGCCAACAAAGAGGTAATCAACATCCTCCAACAAATGCCAGAACGTGAATATGGCAACATGGCAGATGTAGAACACGCCTTTGGTGAAGTGAAATAA